One window of Tenacibaculum maritimum NCIMB 2154 genomic DNA carries:
- a CDS encoding isocitrate lyase, translated as MKNLAQGSYNSALEIVKSLKKKYGDTWNAITPENAAKMIVQNRFKTGLDIAKYTAAIMREDMAAYDADASKYTQSLGCWHGFVAQQKMIAIKKHHKTTSKRYLYLSGWMVAALRSEFGPLPDQSMHEKTAVPALIKEIYDFLRQADAIELNDLFRRLEKGEDVQERIDNFETHIVPIIADIDAGFGNEEATYLLAKKMIEAGACAIQIENQVSDAKQCGHQDGKVTVPHEDFIAKLNAIRYAFLELGIEEGIIVARTDSEGAGLTQKLPVSQESGDLASRYLAFVETEELSVEEANEGDILLKREGKLVRPMRLANGLYKFKEGSNIDRVVLDCITSLKNGADLLWIETPTPHVGQIAHMVNRVREVIPNAKLVYNNSPSFNWTLNFRNQVYEAMEAEGKDVSMYDKNNLMDARYDGSELCKLADEKIRTFQEDGAREAGIFHHLITLPTYHTTALHMNDLTEGYFGKEGMLAYVRGVQRQEIRKGVSCVKHQRMAGSNLGDDHKVFFAGDKALKAGGEKNTSNQFETGKQEVKKALV; from the coding sequence ATGAAAAATTTAGCTCAAGGAAGTTATAATTCAGCGTTAGAAATAGTAAAATCTCTTAAAAAGAAATATGGGGATACTTGGAATGCTATAACTCCTGAAAATGCTGCTAAAATGATTGTTCAAAATCGTTTTAAAACAGGCTTAGATATTGCTAAATATACGGCAGCTATTATGAGAGAAGATATGGCTGCTTATGATGCAGATGCCTCAAAATATACACAATCATTAGGATGCTGGCATGGGTTTGTGGCTCAACAAAAGATGATTGCTATTAAAAAGCATCATAAAACAACTAGTAAGAGGTACTTGTATCTTTCAGGATGGATGGTGGCTGCCTTGCGCTCAGAATTTGGACCATTACCAGATCAATCTATGCATGAGAAAACAGCAGTTCCTGCTCTGATTAAAGAAATTTATGATTTTTTACGTCAAGCAGATGCTATTGAATTGAATGATTTATTTAGAAGACTTGAAAAAGGGGAGGATGTACAAGAACGAATAGATAATTTTGAGACGCATATAGTGCCTATTATAGCTGATATAGATGCTGGATTTGGAAATGAAGAAGCTACTTATTTGCTAGCAAAAAAGATGATAGAAGCTGGAGCTTGTGCTATTCAAATAGAAAATCAAGTGTCAGATGCTAAACAATGTGGGCATCAAGACGGTAAGGTAACGGTACCTCATGAAGATTTTATAGCTAAATTAAATGCAATTAGATATGCTTTCCTAGAATTAGGGATAGAAGAAGGAATTATTGTAGCAAGAACAGATTCTGAAGGGGCAGGACTTACTCAAAAACTACCTGTTAGTCAGGAATCGGGTGATTTAGCGTCAAGATATTTAGCATTTGTAGAAACAGAGGAATTGAGTGTTGAAGAAGCTAATGAAGGTGATATATTATTAAAAAGGGAAGGGAAGTTGGTTCGTCCTATGAGGTTGGCAAATGGGTTATATAAATTTAAGGAGGGTTCTAATATAGATAGGGTAGTGCTAGATTGTATTACAAGTCTTAAAAATGGAGCTGATTTGTTGTGGATTGAAACTCCAACACCACACGTAGGACAAATCGCTCATATGGTAAACAGGGTAAGAGAAGTGATTCCAAATGCAAAATTGGTATATAATAATTCACCCTCGTTTAATTGGACACTTAATTTTCGTAACCAAGTTTATGAAGCGATGGAGGCAGAAGGGAAAGATGTTTCGATGTATGATAAGAATAACTTAATGGATGCTAGATATGATGGATCTGAACTGTGTAAATTAGCAGATGAGAAGATTCGAACTTTTCAGGAAGATGGGGCAAGAGAAGCTGGGATCTTTCATCATTTAATCACGTTACCTACTTACCATACAACAGCACTTCATATGAATGATCTTACAGAGGGCTATTTTGGAAAAGAAGGTATGTTAGCTTATGTGAGAGGAGTACAACGACAAGAAATACGTAAAGGAGTTTCATGTGTTAAGCATCAGCGAATGGCAGGTTCAAATTTAGGAGATGATCATAAGGTGTTTTTTGCTGGAGATAAAGCACTAAAAGCGGGAGGAGAGAAAAATACTTCTAATCAATTTGAAACAGGTAAGCAGGAAGTAAAGAAAGCTCTAGTTTAG
- a CDS encoding helix-turn-helix domain-containing protein, which yields MEEEYIRLIFGLKLKQIRTERKLSLFGLAKLTGLSKSYLNEIEKGKKYPKTDKIVLLSENLEVPYDHLVSLKLDKNLAPIGEILQSKILKEIPLDLFGIKENNLIDIIANAPAKVNAFISTIIKISQNYNLTRESFFLAALRSYQEAHNNYFEEIENEVENFAKSYHIDLTQPILSKDLKEILIEEFHYTINDKELSKHENLSELRTIFIPKKNTLLIYDKISEAQKTFIYAKELAYNFLNIKNRLYTFPWVKFDSFDQVLNNFIASYFAGALIIPKNTITEQLTNFFALDNWNPFELHKIIKHYNCSHETFYQRLTNILPKHFNIKNLFFLRFTHKKNSPLYRLNKELHITQQQAPHANRNNEHYCRRWISIKTIQDLENSKNNKATFGVQISSYKNQKHEYLVLSSATPDPFKKEITRSVSIGMLLSPHLKKKLHFFKEGVFNKNTVGVTCETCPVQNCLERVAEPWRLERQNQHYEIEKTVENIILSYQ from the coding sequence TTGGAAGAAGAATATATCCGCTTAATTTTTGGACTCAAATTAAAACAAATACGAACTGAAAGAAAGCTTTCTCTCTTTGGCTTAGCTAAACTTACTGGTTTATCTAAATCGTATTTAAATGAAATTGAAAAAGGAAAAAAATACCCAAAAACCGATAAAATTGTACTTTTATCAGAAAACCTAGAAGTTCCTTATGACCACTTAGTTTCTTTGAAATTAGATAAAAACTTAGCTCCTATAGGAGAAATTTTACAATCAAAGATTCTTAAAGAAATTCCGTTAGACTTATTTGGCATTAAAGAAAATAACTTAATTGATATCATAGCAAATGCTCCTGCTAAGGTAAATGCTTTTATTAGCACTATTATTAAAATTTCTCAAAACTACAACTTAACAAGAGAAAGCTTTTTTTTGGCCGCTCTTCGCTCTTATCAAGAAGCGCATAATAATTATTTTGAAGAAATTGAAAATGAAGTCGAAAATTTTGCCAAATCATACCATATCGATTTAACCCAACCTATACTTTCTAAGGATTTAAAAGAAATACTAATAGAAGAATTTCATTACACAATTAACGATAAAGAGCTTTCCAAACACGAGAACTTATCAGAATTAAGAACTATTTTCATCCCCAAGAAAAACACCTTACTTATATATGACAAGATAAGTGAAGCTCAAAAAACGTTTATCTATGCTAAAGAACTAGCTTATAATTTTTTAAACATAAAAAACAGGCTATATACATTTCCTTGGGTTAAATTTGACAGTTTTGATCAGGTTTTAAACAACTTTATTGCTTCTTATTTTGCTGGCGCTCTGATCATTCCTAAAAATACTATCACAGAGCAACTAACAAATTTCTTTGCCTTAGATAATTGGAACCCTTTTGAATTACATAAAATAATCAAACACTATAATTGCTCGCACGAAACCTTCTACCAACGATTAACTAATATATTGCCTAAACACTTTAATATCAAAAATCTGTTTTTTTTGCGATTCACTCACAAAAAGAATTCTCCTTTATACAGATTAAACAAAGAACTCCACATTACTCAGCAACAGGCACCTCATGCAAATAGAAACAATGAGCACTACTGTAGAAGATGGATTTCTATAAAGACCATTCAAGATTTAGAAAATTCAAAAAACAACAAAGCTACTTTTGGGGTTCAAATCTCCTCTTATAAAAATCAGAAACACGAATACCTTGTGTTATCTTCTGCAACACCTGATCCTTTTAAAAAAGAAATTACTCGAAGTGTAAGCATCGGAATGCTATTATCTCCGCATTTAAAAAAGAAACTTCATTTTTTTAAAGAAGGGGTTTTTAACAAAAATACTGTAGGAGTCACTTGCGAAACATGCCCTGTTCAAAACTGCTTAGAGCGCGTTGCAGAACCCTGGAGGTTAGAACGTCAAAATCAACACTATGAGATTGAAAAGACCGTAGAAAATATCATTCTCTCATATCAATAA
- a CDS encoding YebC/PmpR family DNA-binding transcriptional regulator: MGRAFEFRKARKMKRWSAMAKTFTRIGKDIVMAVKEGGPNPETNARLRAVIQNAKAANMPKDNVERAIKKASDKDTANYKEVLFEGYAPHGIAIVVETATDNNNRTVANVRAAFNKCNGNFGTSGSVIFMFDHACNFRIKAEDLKVDLEEFELEMIEFDVEEVFEDEDGILIYAPFEQFGAIQKYLEENNLEILSSGFERIPTTTNKLEAEQQADVEKLLERLEEDDDVQNVYHSMLVE, from the coding sequence ATGGGTAGAGCATTTGAATTTAGAAAAGCAAGAAAAATGAAACGCTGGTCAGCAATGGCAAAAACATTCACCAGAATTGGTAAGGATATTGTTATGGCTGTAAAAGAAGGAGGTCCTAATCCTGAAACCAACGCCCGTTTAAGAGCTGTTATTCAAAATGCAAAAGCGGCAAACATGCCTAAAGACAATGTTGAAAGAGCCATTAAAAAAGCATCTGATAAAGATACCGCAAATTATAAAGAAGTTTTGTTTGAAGGATATGCTCCTCACGGTATTGCTATTGTTGTAGAAACCGCTACCGATAATAATAATAGAACTGTAGCAAACGTGCGTGCTGCTTTTAATAAATGTAACGGTAACTTTGGCACCTCTGGTTCCGTTATTTTTATGTTTGATCACGCTTGCAACTTCAGAATTAAAGCAGAAGACTTAAAAGTAGATTTAGAAGAATTTGAGCTAGAAATGATTGAGTTTGATGTGGAAGAAGTTTTTGAGGATGAAGACGGTATCTTAATTTACGCTCCTTTTGAGCAATTCGGAGCTATTCAAAAATATCTAGAAGAAAACAATTTAGAAATTTTATCTTCTGGTTTTGAAAGAATTCCTACGACAACTAACAAATTAGAAGCTGAGCAACAAGCTGATGTAGAAAAATTACTAGAGCGCTTAGAAGAAGATGATGATGTGCAAAATGTATATCACTCTATGCTTGTAGAATAG
- the aceB gene encoding malate synthase A, protein MEQKNSIKEVDFKGFESHRYREILSDEAKVFLLELHDRFNNKRLMLLEERQRKQDVFDTGKYPTFPIETKDIREGNWVCAELPEDLLDRRVEITGPVDRKMVINALNSGAKTFMADFEDSNSPGVVNQLNGQMNLRDAVNGTISFYNEKKDKSYQLNDKVATLLVRPRGLHLNEKHFLVEGVEMSGSLVDFGLYFFHNIKTLRKKGSGAYFYLPKLEHYTEARWWNDVFVFSQDYLNIPQKSIKATVLIETITASFQLDEIIYELKEHMAGLNCGRWDYIFSYIKKFRNHSDFLVPNRDQVTMTTPFMKAYSLRVIQRCHKRKVHAMGGMAAQIPIKNNEEANVLAYAKVKKDKEQEVKNGHDGTWVAHPGMVALATEVFDKYMKTKNQIHVTREDVNVTEEDLVEWPKGTITEEGIRKNINVGILYIESWLRGNGAAAIYNLMEDAATAEISRTQVWQWLHNNAELEGGTNFSMEMYEQLKLEEIAQIKKYVGHSQYEEGEFDKAIQIFDDLVLTRDFVEFLTLPAYQYI, encoded by the coding sequence ATGGAACAAAAAAATAGTATAAAGGAAGTTGATTTTAAGGGGTTTGAATCGCATCGGTATCGGGAGATTTTATCAGATGAAGCGAAGGTTTTTCTATTAGAGTTACATGATAGGTTTAATAATAAACGATTGATGTTGCTAGAGGAGCGACAACGAAAACAGGATGTTTTTGATACAGGAAAATATCCTACTTTTCCAATAGAAACAAAAGATATTCGTGAAGGGAATTGGGTGTGTGCAGAATTGCCAGAAGATCTGCTAGATAGGAGGGTTGAAATTACAGGTCCAGTGGATAGAAAAATGGTTATCAATGCATTGAACTCTGGAGCTAAAACATTTATGGCAGATTTTGAAGATAGTAATTCTCCAGGGGTTGTAAATCAGTTAAATGGTCAAATGAATCTAAGAGATGCTGTTAATGGAACTATTTCTTTTTATAATGAAAAAAAGGATAAATCCTATCAATTAAATGACAAAGTAGCTACTTTGTTAGTTCGTCCAAGAGGGTTGCATTTAAATGAAAAACATTTTTTAGTTGAAGGTGTTGAAATGTCGGGATCTTTAGTAGATTTTGGGCTGTATTTTTTTCATAATATAAAAACATTGAGAAAAAAAGGTTCAGGAGCTTATTTCTATTTACCAAAATTAGAACACTATACAGAAGCTCGCTGGTGGAATGATGTGTTTGTTTTTTCGCAAGATTATTTGAATATCCCCCAAAAGTCAATAAAAGCAACGGTATTGATTGAAACCATTACGGCTAGTTTTCAATTAGACGAAATTATCTATGAACTAAAGGAGCATATGGCAGGTCTAAATTGCGGAAGATGGGATTATATTTTTTCATATATCAAGAAATTTAGAAACCATTCAGATTTTTTAGTGCCTAATAGAGATCAGGTGACAATGACAACTCCCTTTATGAAGGCATATTCATTACGGGTAATCCAACGTTGCCATAAAAGAAAAGTACATGCTATGGGGGGAATGGCGGCGCAAATACCAATAAAAAACAATGAGGAAGCGAACGTATTGGCTTATGCTAAGGTGAAAAAAGATAAGGAGCAAGAGGTTAAAAATGGACATGACGGAACTTGGGTTGCTCACCCAGGAATGGTTGCATTGGCAACAGAGGTTTTTGATAAATATATGAAAACAAAAAATCAAATTCATGTTACCAGAGAGGATGTGAATGTAACCGAAGAAGATTTAGTAGAATGGCCAAAAGGAACCATAACAGAGGAAGGGATTCGTAAAAATATTAATGTAGGTATTTTGTATATAGAATCATGGTTGAGAGGAAATGGTGCTGCGGCAATATATAATTTGATGGAAGATGCCGCTACAGCAGAAATATCAAGAACTCAAGTATGGCAATGGTTGCATAATAATGCTGAGCTAGAAGGAGGTACGAATTTTTCTATGGAAATGTATGAACAATTAAAGTTAGAAGAAATAGCGCAGATAAAAAAATATGTAGGACACTCTCAGTATGAAGAGGGAGAGTTTGATAAGGCTATTCAAATTTTTGACGACTTAGTGCTAACTAGAGATTTTGTAGAGTTTCTAACATTGCCTGCATACCAATATATATAA
- a CDS encoding acyl-CoA carboxylase subunit beta, with protein sequence MDINFNKNEDYNRLLASDLRKRFAKVTLGGGQKRIDKHHEKGKMTARERIDYLLDDNAKSIEIGAFAGDGMYKEHGGCPSGGVVVKIGYIQGKQCIVVANDATVKAGAWFPITGKKNLRAQEISIENKLPIIYLVDSAGVYLPMQDEIFPDKEHFGRIFRNNAIMSSMGITQISAVMGSCVAGGAYLPIMSDEALIVDKTASIFLAGSYLVKAAIGESIDNETLGGATTHCEISGVTDYKACDDKDALNKIKNIIDKIGDYDKAGFSRKKAFPPKEKEEDIFGILPKARNEQYDMLEIIKRLVDNSEFEQYKEGYGKTIITGYARIDGWAVGVVANQRKLVKTRKGEMQFGGVIYNDSADKATRFIANCNQKKIPLVFLQDVTGFMVGSKSEHGGIIKDGAKMVNAVSNSVVPKFTIIIGNSYGAGNYAMCGKAYDPRLIAAWPSAELAVMSGNSAAKVLLQIETASLKKKGEEITPEKEAQLFDQIKSRYDNQISPYYAASRIWTDAVINPLDTRTWISMGIEAANHAPIEKPFNLGVLQV encoded by the coding sequence ATGGATATTAACTTCAACAAAAACGAAGATTACAATAGATTACTAGCTTCTGATTTACGCAAACGCTTTGCCAAAGTAACCTTAGGAGGCGGACAGAAACGTATTGACAAACATCACGAAAAAGGAAAAATGACTGCTCGTGAACGTATCGACTATTTGTTAGATGATAATGCTAAATCTATTGAGATTGGCGCTTTTGCTGGAGATGGAATGTATAAAGAACATGGCGGGTGCCCTTCTGGAGGAGTTGTTGTTAAAATTGGATACATACAAGGAAAACAATGCATCGTAGTTGCCAATGATGCTACTGTAAAAGCAGGTGCTTGGTTTCCTATTACTGGAAAAAAGAATTTACGCGCTCAAGAAATTTCTATTGAAAATAAATTACCCATTATTTACTTAGTAGATTCTGCTGGAGTTTATCTACCTATGCAAGATGAAATTTTTCCGGATAAAGAGCACTTTGGCCGTATTTTCAGAAATAATGCTATTATGAGCAGTATGGGAATCACTCAAATTTCTGCCGTAATGGGTAGCTGTGTTGCTGGTGGAGCATATTTACCTATTATGAGTGATGAGGCTTTAATTGTAGATAAAACAGCTAGTATTTTCTTGGCTGGCAGCTACTTAGTAAAAGCAGCAATTGGTGAAAGTATTGATAACGAAACACTAGGGGGTGCAACTACTCATTGCGAAATTTCAGGAGTGACAGACTACAAGGCTTGTGATGATAAAGATGCTCTTAATAAAATAAAAAATATCATTGATAAAATCGGCGACTATGATAAAGCTGGCTTTAGTAGAAAAAAGGCTTTCCCTCCAAAAGAAAAAGAAGAAGATATTTTCGGAATTTTACCAAAAGCTCGTAATGAGCAATATGATATGCTAGAAATCATCAAACGTTTGGTTGATAATTCTGAATTTGAACAATATAAAGAAGGCTATGGTAAAACAATTATCACCGGCTATGCCCGTATTGACGGCTGGGCTGTAGGAGTTGTGGCTAATCAAAGAAAATTAGTCAAAACTAGAAAAGGAGAAATGCAGTTTGGAGGCGTTATTTATAACGACAGTGCCGATAAAGCAACTCGTTTTATTGCTAATTGTAATCAAAAGAAAATTCCCTTAGTTTTCTTACAAGATGTTACTGGTTTTATGGTTGGTAGTAAATCTGAGCATGGAGGCATCATTAAAGACGGAGCTAAAATGGTAAATGCCGTAAGTAACTCTGTGGTTCCTAAATTTACCATTATTATAGGAAATTCTTATGGAGCCGGAAACTACGCTATGTGTGGAAAAGCTTATGACCCTAGATTAATTGCCGCATGGCCTAGCGCAGAACTAGCAGTAATGAGTGGAAATTCTGCTGCAAAGGTATTGCTGCAAATAGAAACGGCTTCTTTAAAGAAAAAAGGAGAAGAAATTACTCCCGAAAAAGAAGCACAACTTTTTGATCAAATAAAATCACGTTACGACAATCAAATATCGCCTTACTATGCAGCTTCCAGAATATGGACCGATGCTGTTATTAATCCTTTAGATACTAGAACTTGGATTTCTATGGGAATTGAAGCAGCAAATCATGCTCCAATAGAAAAACCTTTCAACTTAGGCGTTTTACAAGTTTAA
- a CDS encoding DUF3352 domain-containing protein gives MKKGIITTIIIIILGFIAYQAYVFTSTNEDNINPIYLIPKDAVFIIDTERPIDTWDEISHSTIWKHLQQNSYFRGVTESLHNLDQTFKEQQQLIQFLGERNLLISVHVYKPKKYGLFYTVDLQKLSKLEFLKNNISKLAGNNFNVTKRKYHNHEITELYDRKKRETLYISFIKNQLIASYTHILVENAIDQYAVPIIGRDLNFIEINQEVTRDGFFKLFIQYKYLKNYLSCFSNKINLKPLNVIQNSWLYSGFDVGLKESVLIQAEGHTNFKPSSDSYLQALQKSGKGERTIANIAPKNTALYLSFAFDSFKDFHDNFEALNEENQESFEAYTKQVTEIEDQLDINLKKHVFSWIGNEIAILHINDAISKKQKDVAAVLKTNDIDKAKENLNFLLSQIKEKTPLKFKQINYKNYVINFLDLKGFFKILAGNLFEKMEKPYFTIIDDCVIFSNSPNTLKEIINTKIANFTLSSSKNYTSFNDQFNQKSSMFLYINTPYIYEDLLSFTDRKTRNELTKNKDYFISFSQIGLQLTSDGGQFKSYLALFHEDPKLVNKQLLADKQLQKELTKIKGISETTAEENIFTLSEIFPTDLSASSYKKYYDTGELKFEVELKDGRKHGDYTSYYKNGKVKVNGKFKKGKQVGIWRAYSKEDGKLFSKKDF, from the coding sequence ATGAAAAAAGGAATTATCACAACAATCATTATCATCATACTTGGTTTTATAGCTTACCAAGCATATGTTTTTACTAGTACAAACGAAGACAACATCAACCCTATATATTTAATTCCTAAAGATGCTGTTTTTATTATAGATACTGAACGACCTATTGATACTTGGGATGAAATAAGTCATAGTACCATTTGGAAACACCTACAACAAAATTCTTATTTTAGAGGCGTTACCGAAAGTTTACATAATTTAGATCAGACTTTTAAAGAACAGCAACAGCTAATTCAATTTCTTGGTGAGCGAAATTTATTGATTTCTGTTCATGTTTATAAACCTAAAAAATATGGTTTATTTTATACCGTTGACCTACAAAAACTTTCAAAACTTGAATTTTTAAAAAATAATATTTCAAAACTAGCAGGAAATAACTTTAACGTTACTAAGCGTAAGTATCACAACCATGAGATTACCGAACTGTATGATAGAAAAAAAAGAGAGACTTTATATATTTCTTTTATAAAAAACCAGCTAATTGCCTCTTATACCCATATATTGGTTGAAAACGCAATTGATCAATATGCAGTACCTATTATTGGAAGAGATTTAAACTTTATTGAAATCAATCAAGAAGTTACTCGTGATGGATTTTTTAAACTTTTTATACAATATAAATACCTTAAAAATTACCTATCGTGCTTTTCTAACAAAATAAACTTAAAACCTTTAAATGTTATTCAAAACTCTTGGTTGTACTCTGGTTTCGATGTAGGTCTAAAGGAAAGTGTACTAATTCAAGCAGAAGGACACACTAATTTTAAACCTTCTTCCGATAGCTACCTTCAAGCATTACAAAAGTCAGGCAAAGGAGAAAGAACTATTGCCAACATTGCTCCTAAAAATACGGCCCTATATTTAAGCTTTGCTTTTGATAGCTTTAAAGATTTTCATGACAATTTCGAAGCTCTTAATGAGGAAAATCAAGAAAGCTTTGAAGCTTACACCAAACAAGTAACTGAGATTGAAGATCAATTGGACATTAATCTTAAAAAGCATGTTTTTAGCTGGATTGGCAATGAAATTGCAATACTCCACATTAATGATGCTATTTCAAAAAAGCAAAAAGATGTTGCTGCCGTTTTAAAAACAAATGATATTGATAAAGCCAAGGAAAATTTAAATTTTCTCCTTTCTCAAATCAAAGAAAAAACACCTTTAAAATTCAAACAAATAAATTATAAAAATTATGTCATTAACTTTTTAGATTTAAAGGGGTTCTTTAAGATTTTGGCAGGCAATTTATTTGAGAAAATGGAAAAGCCTTATTTCACTATTATTGATGATTGTGTTATTTTTAGTAATAGCCCTAACACCTTGAAAGAAATTATAAATACTAAAATTGCTAATTTTACACTTTCTTCTTCTAAAAATTATACTAGTTTTAACGATCAATTCAACCAAAAATCAAGTATGTTTCTTTATATAAATACTCCTTATATTTATGAAGATTTACTAAGTTTTACAGATAGGAAAACTCGTAATGAGCTCACCAAAAACAAAGATTACTTTATTTCTTTTTCTCAAATAGGTTTACAATTAACATCTGATGGCGGGCAATTCAAGAGTTATCTAGCATTGTTTCATGAAGATCCTAAGCTAGTAAACAAACAATTACTAGCGGATAAACAACTTCAAAAAGAACTCACTAAAATAAAAGGTATCTCAGAAACTACAGCTGAAGAAAATATTTTCACCCTTTCAGAAATATTCCCTACAGACTTAAGTGCCTCTTCCTATAAAAAGTATTATGATACAGGCGAGTTAAAATTCGAAGTAGAATTAAAAGATGGTCGCAAACACGGTGATTATACTTCTTACTACAAAAATGGAAAAGTTAAAGTTAACGGAAAATTTAAAAAAGGAAAACAAGTAGGTATTTGGAGAGCTTATTCTAAAGAAGATGGAAAACTTTTCTCAAAAAAAGACTTCTAA